From the genome of Pukyongia salina, one region includes:
- a CDS encoding 5-formyltetrahydrofolate cyclo-ligase, with protein sequence MDKAEIRKKYKKLRQNLNEEDIEALSLEIANRSLELSIWEADYYHLFLPISSKKEVNTEFLLHILQGKDKSIVISRSNFDTLEMEHFLLQENTKIKVSEFGIPEPENGVRIDPELLDVIFVPLLAFNLLGHRIGYGKGFYDRFLSLCRPESVKVGLSLFEAEEKFIHENMDFPLDYCITPKKIYGFKNSNLYL encoded by the coding sequence ATGGATAAGGCCGAAATCCGTAAAAAATACAAGAAGCTTAGACAAAACCTAAATGAAGAGGATATAGAGGCATTAAGTCTGGAAATTGCTAATCGCAGTCTTGAGCTGTCTATTTGGGAGGCGGATTATTATCACTTATTCCTACCCATTTCAAGTAAAAAGGAGGTAAATACGGAGTTTTTACTTCATATCCTTCAGGGAAAGGATAAGAGCATCGTAATATCCAGATCAAACTTCGATACCCTGGAAATGGAGCATTTTTTACTTCAGGAAAACACTAAAATAAAGGTGTCCGAATTTGGCATCCCCGAGCCGGAAAATGGAGTGCGAATTGATCCCGAATTGCTGGACGTGATATTTGTTCCACTTCTGGCTTTCAACCTTTTAGGGCATAGAATTGGATACGGTAAGGGGTTTTACGATCGCTTTTTATCGCTATGTCGCCCGGAGAGTGTAAAAGTGGGACTTTCTTTGTTTGAAGCTGAAGAAAAATTTATCCATGAAAACATGGATTTTCCACTGGATTACTGCATTACACCGAAAAAAATATATGGTTTTAAAAATTCTAACCTATATTTATAG
- a CDS encoding CD225/dispanin family protein, producing METSNNPAGTPPDNNLVWAIICTVLCCLPLGIVAIIKSTKVKELWLQGDHAGAQKAADDAKKYSIWGMVAGGVVVILYIIFVVVLGVAGGGF from the coding sequence ATGGAAACATCTAACAATCCAGCAGGAACTCCTCCCGATAACAATCTGGTATGGGCAATTATTTGTACAGTGCTGTGTTGCCTACCCTTAGGTATTGTAGCTATTATTAAATCGACAAAGGTAAAAGAGCTCTGGCTACAAGGAGATCATGCAGGTGCTCAAAAAGCTGCTGATGATGCAAAGAAATACTCTATCTGGGGTATGGTTGCAGGTGGTGTTGTAGTAATACTATATATCATCTTTGTTGTAGTATTAGGAGTTGCCGGTGGTGGATTCTAA